The genomic stretch TGCTAACTACCGTCAACACTTACTTTTAAAAAAACTAAGTACACTATTACACTTATAAATTCATTGATTGATGGAATTCAACATCTTTAGCATTATATTAATTAAAATGCCTGTTCATTCCATTGTATTAATTAAAATTACATTATAGGACGTATCACATGAATATTTCTAACAAAATATGAAAAGAGAGTTTTGACTAATAAGAGGTACAATTAGTACAAGAGTTTTGATGTAGCACGTGGACAAAAAATGAACTAATAAGATAAAAATTAGTAAGCCAAAATCAATTTTGATCATTAAGCTATTGTTTCAATCAAACTCTTATCGGAATTCATGATGGTGCAATCTAGACACTCATTGAAGAATACAGAGTGATTGGTGACCATATTTTTCACAACAGTGTACAATTTAACCACAAAATAGAGTAAAGGTAAGCACTTTTGATTAGTGATGTGTTACAAAACTTATAATGCTTATGTCTATTGAGTAATCACGGGGCAGTGCAGGTTGATGTACTAGTCGTGTCAAAGATAAAACTGAACATAATTTAGCTGGTACAGTTGCATCAAAGGTGGCCTCTGTTGAGAGGAAACTGATCGACGCTAGAATAAGGTTTGCTTTGCCGAAAAAACAGAAGATACGGTTTGCTACTGGAAAGTCCTGGACAGAACTTCTTGCTAACCATGCTTCGGGGAGATGGTCAGCAGCAACCCGAAGTGATGGCTGGGGAGGACTGGCAGAACGTTCCCCTTGTCGTCGAAGCGCGTCACGCCGAGAATCGGCTCCACGCCCACCATCTCGATGCTGCCCAGCTTGAAGTCACTCAGTTTGCAGATGAACCTGTCCGGCCTCCGACGCTCGGCCGGCAGGTTGAGCCCCCTCAGCATCGGGTTCGCCAACGCGTCGTACGTCCAGCCGCCGGCGatgtcctcgtcgccgccccgcagCTCGCGCCAGGCGTCCACCCACCCTTCATTGCCGAGCCGGAGCGGCCCGTCCAGGTCGTCGTCCCAGCCCAAGTCGCCGCCGAGCACGACGTTTCCATCGAGCACGAAGCTCCTATCGTATGGCTGGTGGACGGCGTCGAAGTGCTCCAGGAAAGCGCCGGCCCTGGCGCGACGGTGCACGGAGCCGATGTCCGACGGATTCGGGCCCGCGAGGCTGCACGTCGCCGCGCGCAGGCGGTGGTGGGTCTCGTATACCCGGGCTGACAGCAGATCAGAAGGTATCTTTCCAGCACGAGGAGAATGTGGCGGTGACGGTGATCCCACCGCCCAGGAGTGGCTGTATTCAGGAAGAAGCTCCTTTCTCGCGTTCAGCTTGCTCAACTGCAAAAGTCCAAATACTTCAGCGAAGAACATGCTTTGTGCGCTGTGAGTCTGTGACGACGCTCTACATTTTCCAAAGGGCATGCATGCGTTCAGTTACTTATTACAAGGCAGAAAGGCaaaggcctgttcgcttcagcttataagccggctgaaaagctgaaacggctgatttgttgtgagagaaaaatactgtttggtggctgataagccggctgaataagctgaagcgaacaggctgaaaggatccgagttggattgccATAGAGAGCTCTCCTTTTCCTCTTTCGGCGCGGCGAGAACTCTTCGTAGTTTCCCAACCATGGAGCCTCTTGGAATAGGCTGTAAATGTACTCTGTGACCTCCTGCAGCAATATTGCAAATGGAAGCCATCACTACAAATGGGGGCAAAGAGAGAGATGAAGAATGGATACCTGCAAGAAGATGACGTCGGGATCATGGCGCTCTATGATCTCGCAGATCGCCCGTATCCTTCGGTACACTGCGACGTGCTCACATGACCAGACATTGTACGTCAAGAACTTGATGCCGGCCATGGCTAACGAAACAGTGATTCTCACCGCATACTCTGCCTCTGTGGAATCAACTGTAGCACGGAGCAGCTGCTACCCCATgtatgggcctgtttggttatggatgcttatttataagttgcttatttgcttatttgtagttgcttatttataagtctaggtgtttggtttgggttgcttatctgaTTGCATATGACATATTTGCCCCTGCCATCCTATTTCCCACTACCCCCAACCATTACCAGCTCAgtacagaggcggcggcggcggggcgcgagcggcttcgggcgggagcggcggcgggcggcgcggaggcgggcgggcgggcggcgtggcggcgaccggcgcggaggcggccggcgcaacggcggcggtcggcgggcgcagcggaggcggcgggtggcgggcgcagcggcggcggcgagcggaacCGGCGGTGGCCTGAGTGGTGACaggatagaggagagagaaaggggagagaggagagagaatgagggtaggaggtggaAAGTGctccataagcaaccataagcaactcaaaacttacttatttgcttatgcataagcaatttataagcaactctataagcaagagtgtttgagttataagcaacttatttgcttatttataagcaatGCTAACCAAACAGGCCTTATATGCTTCTCCAAGCCATGCATCGGGAATAGCAACAGGCGGATGCCAGTGAATACTAGACTGCGTTTTCCGAGCTCCATGGCTCGTTTCACAAGAGGAAAAGGTGTATCGTCCCATTGACTTCGCCGCAATAATAACCACAACTGCCAATGCTAGTCTGGAAGGCAGGGCGTCGAGCGGTGGCGCCATAACCTTGGAATCTCTTCGGTATCCCCGAGTTGGAATGGCAACCGCCGTTGAACGAAGCGACGGGCACACGCGCGCGCATGGTCGCCTGAGGCCGTATATACCTGTCCTCCCCGCCATGCGTCCACAACTCCACATCAGGAGAATCGCAGACGCGGGTCACGATCTCGGCAACAGCGATCGATTGATTGATCATGGCGGCGGACTGGTCGTCGCTCCCCTCGGACCTCGTCCGCCGCATCGGCGACTGCCTGCTGGCCACCAACGACATCGACTGCTACATGGAGATGCGCGCGCCGTCTGCCACGGCTggcgctccgccaccgccgtcgaccCACGAGCACAAGGCGCGGCGGGTGCAGCTGACCCTCGCTCCCTCCTCCCTCACCAGTGGATCATGCTCGAAGAGGAATCATCCGACTGCGACGGCCAGGGCGGCGACGCTCGCCTCTTCGTCTATGCGTCCACCGGGcgcttccaccgccgccgcgtcccgctGCTTCGAGACCGCATCCTCGTCGCGGCCTCCGACGGCCTCCTGCTCCTCGGCGACAAAAGCTACCCGCGCGCCGCCAGCGTCCTCAACCCCTTCACCGGCTCGTTGCTCCGGTTTTCCGCGCCGATACCTGTCGGCGTCGGCCGGGTGATCGCCTCGGTGACCAACTACGATCCAATGCTGGTATTCGCGTTCGAGACTGGCTCGCgctacgacggcggcgaggtcatGTGTGCCGATCCAACCAGCCAGCGTTGCGGGGAGCAGTTCTTTCGTCCTGTCAACTTCAACGTTGCAAGCTTGGTTTCCCACGCCTGCCACGCCTACATGGTCGACATGGAGGGAGAGGTAGTCAGGAGTACCAGGGAAGAGAAGCGTTGGTACGGCGAGCTGTCGGTCGAGATTGCGGACGTTGGTCGAACCTTCGCTATTGGGAGCGGGAGCAGGAGGATTCAGCGAAAATTTCCTTGTCTCCTCTGCCGGTGAACTCCTGCTCATCCGACGTTATCCTCGTCAACAGTCAGCCATCGAGGTTTTCAGACTCGGAGGGGAAGGCGCTCGAGGCCGTCAAGAACACCGGCGGCCGCGCGCTCTTCCTCGGCGACAGGAGTTTATCCGTCAACGCGGACGTGCTTCCGTCCGTTGATGGCAACTGCGTCTACTACACCAGCGGCAGCCTACTACCGTCATCTCCCGAAGGCATGTATAGGCATTACCTCGAGGACGGCATAGAAGAGAAGATCTCGGGAGACAATGTGACAGACAGCGAGAGGCCCTTCAGCCTTGTGCAGGTTCTGATCACCTACTGCAGGGTCCTTCCTGATGTACAAGCTCAATATCGGCGTACCTACAACAATCTTTGATATTTGATTAAGGACGGACTTCTGGCGATCTACTGATCCTCTCTAGTTTAGCTTGATTAGGACTCCCAACATTCTCTTTATTTTGATAGGCTTTCCATGACTGCCCCATGCTATAGTGAAAAGAACAGTGGGTTGATAGGTGAATATCCATGAATTGTTCATCCTAAAGAACTGTTGTCCCTTCTACTTCTCTGGCTCCCTTCCCCTCACCATTTCttagaccttgtttagttcccaaattgggagtgacaaagtttgcattttgtcataaatgcgcaactgtagcatttcgtttgtatttgtgaattattgtccaaacattgactaattaggcttaagattcatctcgcaaagtacaacaaaactgtgcaattagtttttgattttgtctacatttagtactccatgcatgtaccgcaagtttgatgtgatggggaatcttctttttacatagtgccaaagttggaaaaaGGGGggactaaacaaggccttaggtTGTTGAGTTCATGTAAATCACAAGTTTGGTGGATAGGCTGATAGCTTCTTTTAGGCCCGTCAGTTACACAAACACTAGAATCCTCTTCTCCCTCACCTCGCTCTCGCCTAAGGGCGACTTGGGGCTCCCACCTCGCCACTAGAGGCCCGCTCGAGCCGCCCGGCAACGGCCGCCACTGTCGGCGGCGGTAGCGGCAAAGAAGGCGGCCGCGCCCCCGTCTCTCCCCTttcctccccctctcctcccctcacCCCACCACTCAAGGTGGCCcaccgccgcttcccttccccacCCCAGCCCACGCCAGCGGCCTTCTCCGCTTCACCTCgttccctctcctcccttccccCCTCCTCTTGGTGCCTGGGAAACACTAGATCCAGGTAGGTTCGGGGCCACCTCCGTCTCTAGTGCCGGCGGGCTGCGGTAGGCGCGACCAGGGCCGGGCtcggctgcgccggcgccgtcacCACCTCCCCTGCCTCCGACGGTGGTGGGCCGTAGCGGGCGCTAGGGCTCGGTTCGGCCGTGCCTGGCCCGACCATCCCGACGGCCTAGGCCCTCACCACTGGTTGGGGCCGCCACCCCCGCGCCCGGCGCCTCCATTGCCTCTGCTGCCTCCATCTCCAGTGGGTGCGACGGGCACCGGTGCCGGCCTTGGCCGCGCCTGGCTCGGCCGCTCCGCTGTCCTGAGCAGCCGCTCGTGGATGGATCCGCTTCCCGCCAGCGCGGGCTGCCCTCCCTGGGGCAACAGGGGGCTCCctcgcgctgccgccgcttgCTCTCCCCCACCTCTTCGTTCGTGCGGTAGCCATGAAGTGGGCGTTTGCGGGATTTCTAGCCGAAGCGGCGCGGGCTCCAAGGTTGctcttttctcttccttctcccctACCCTGGTCATGCTCTGGTCGCTCCTCAAAAACGGGCCAGGTGACCCACTTGCTACCGGTGTCTCCCGGCCTACCGTAGTGGGTCGCTCGTTCCTGTCGATGGTTGTCGCTCATGAGGCCATGCCTCCTCCAGTCGCTTTCTTTGCTAGCGGGGTTGGGAGGATGGATCTTCATCCTCCCCATTGTGCTTTGAGTCGCTACCACCCCTCGGCGGCTGCTGCTACCACAGGTCGTTCCCGTTTGTCGTCATCAAGTGTTgttgggaggagggagggctTCGGCTCCCCCCTCTCCCTTGCGATGGCCTTTTGGTCGTTGTGGTCGGTGCTGGTCGTCATGATGGCGGTCGCTGGCCCGCAGATTTTCTCCATCATTGTCGTTGTGGATTGCTCGTTGCTATCCCATCGATTTGGCTCTCATCCAGACCTTGGAGGTCGGCTATGGGGAGTTGGTTTTGGGGCCTTAGCGAAAGCTTTGCCCAGCATTTGCCGGTGCCGATAACGGTTGCATTCCTTAACGTAGCTCACCTCGCTGGGGGCGTTGTCGCGACCACCAAATCCATTTGGTTTTGCCAGGTAAAGACTTGGTCTGCTCCTCCGTGGACAGACAGATGTTGGCAGCATTGATGTCGCTCCCCCTTGGAGGCATCGTCTTGCATGATATTCTCGCTCTATATCCGCTAGCTCCATGTTGTTAGGCAATCGGTGATGTGCGTTTGTTCATGGTGATCTTTTCTCCTGCAGATTCCAATCGTATTAGGTCGTGTTTAGTGTGGTGGTAGTGCTGTGATGCTGgggtttcctttttttcttttgttgcgtTTCTGTTGCTGGTCGCTTGTGGTGGTTCTTGTAACTCTGCGCTTTAGGATCTCTTCTGAGGTTGCTTTGTTGTAATTCTTTTCTGATTAATAAAAAACATGCTATGCGGTCTTAAAAAAACAAGCTTGTTGATGGCCTAGGCCACCCATGGTGCACTCACTCCAGTGACGTGGGTGGTGTAAAACTCGTTTGTCTATTTCTTCGACGTGCAGTTCTCCGGCGCATCCAGGGGGGGGAAAGCAATGAACATATAAAAGACCAACTTTATCCTGATTCTGGTTGTTAAGAGCAGGCCCAACGCGGTTGCTCCACTGGTAGCTTTGTCAGCCATCGTGGGCAAAAATTGGGTGCCCCGCGGGTGTCAGAAGCTACAGGTGCTTGAGGAAAGAAGGCTGTTTAGGAGAGTGATGCTTGCATGCCTCGGCTGGGGTGGGGGGGGTGTGGGGGTGAGTGGTGGGGTGTGGGGGTGAGTGGTGGGCCTAGGAAGTGAAAAATAAGATGGCTGCTGTTGGGAGACTTGTGATCTCAAACAGCTAAACGTACATGGCACGCGCCTTTTTATCTGAAACCAACACTGTTGTATGCTTGCGTTGGGTCTAACAGGCATCCTAAATTTTCAATTTGGCATTGAAACAATGTAAGGATATGTCTGTTATACCTCGGTGTATATCTATCCGCCCCGTCGTTTGAGTCACCATCATACATATACAAAGGCTGTTGTTATCCAGCTCAACAACATGAGCTAGGCCGTATTTACATTATTCGGCCCATACAGCCCATTTTTGGATTGCTCGGCCGCCTTATCGGGCGGGGATGCCCAATTGCTGGGTAATTTGGGCCTGGGGATGCACCGGTGGTAGTTCAGGTTTTTCACTTCTTTTTTCAAGGTCTCTTTTATAATGGAATAACAATATCCCAGGCATTAAATCCCGAGATGTACAAAAGTTTAATATTTTATTACAAATTTCCTGCCGCCACAGATCCTTTAGAAAATAGAGGTTTGACAAATAGCAAACGTTTAAAACGTAAAACATATCTATTGCTAAACTTAACTTATTTTTCACGAATATGTCTCGTCCCAAATTGCGCCATGCGGTGTTCAATGTGGCCCGCTCCTCTGTAGCAAAAATTGGATCCCATCTGTGTCCTTAAGAGTCAgtctaaaaaaaaaattgtatcctTAAGAGTAGAGTAGAGAAACTCCAGCGATAGCCCCTACTTCAAGATCTTACTTCTTACTCAGACTCTTCTTACCTTTTTTGGACCTTATTTTTTACCATAAACTCCAGCAATAGCCCCAACAACTGAGCCCCTACATTTATTATGACAGATGGGACCCACTCGTCATTGTTTAATTTTTATCTCTTctctccctccttcctcccttccctctcctaGCCCTCTTCTCCCGCATGCCACCCAAAGCTCCCCGCCTGCGCCTTCCCCTACTGCCCGGCCCCTCCCCCGAGCCTGGACATGGAGGACTAGGCTGCAGGACCTTGGCTCCGCCTCTGGGGGTCCTCAACGACTACAGCCGTGGGTGGAATCAAGCTCAGTGGAGGGAATCAAGTTGGAAGCCAAAGCCATAAAGGGCTGAGCTTGAGGGCACCGCCCTTGCTCGATTGGCTAGCGAGGGTTTGATTTGTGTCGGTGCTTGCTCGATTGGAACGAGGACGGCGCGGCTCGTTGTTCACACTctttattgacacacttttttACCATTAAACTAGTGTTTTCAGgcatatttttatactaacccgccacttggcacctgaaattaccccatattcgcatatgtgttgtgttttggaccatattgtaaaatcacaagaaatacgacataaatgaagggtttttctacaagttgaaCTTGGGCCCgaactttggatattggaaggtcCAAACACAAACATTGAACTGCAGGCCTGCAGGAGGAGCTGAAACTTGCACAAgtcatatcttcctcatccgaacttcGATTGGGGTGAATTTATAGGGAAAATTGCATGGCTCGACGAggtctacaactttcatatgaaGCGCTCAGGCATTGGAGGCCAATAGAGGGTGTGCCGATAGGCCTGGCCCGTTTCTGGTCCCGATCGTCGCGCTCTTTCATCAGGAGGAAGCCCATGACGTTCCTAGGGTTATTTTTCAGAAACTTGGCTTCAAAGGCACCCCAACCAACGccgccaactataaataccaaGGACTTTCAACAAGGAGGTGGTATCCCGATGAGTTTAGAACTAGCAACCACCACCATAAGAGAAGAAATAGGGATTAGATCTGATCAGAAGCTTCGTCGTCGAAGGGGACCtccagaggagggaggaaacccctaggctgatcggcctgaggCCCTCGTGCCTCCCCTCATCTTTGTCTTCGATCAGGGTGTTCTCTAGGTGCTCCATACTATGGCGAAactgcccaacttaaactggcttaagtgcgcctaattactATCATAACAGtaattatccaaaacgcacttaaaatagtgtaagtccggtagtctgtCGATGGTTCACAGAACTCCTCAAAAACCTCCACGGTGtattccatagccatacatcaggatcgcttccacgatgggatagcatcaacaaatattacatttttatatatataccagaggtacgatttattacaaaccatagattgaaagaaacttaacaatgcaagttaaaccattactaggagtttaaaatataaaacagtccggggtaagtaattaaacatctaagtttattctggggtatcatgagactcataagataccctagttcttcggagcttcctcctcggtgggtccctgctgggtttttgaaaacaacaacaaacgaTCCCCtaagtacgaagtactcagcaagtctgacctgtctaaccaatataaatacttTTGTATattgtatgatagctttatggtgtatcggctgactcacattttgtaGAAAGAGCTTcctataagtgaaaccttagttttatcttttatttcagattgagtttgttacctgaccagtctagatgacgaaaatattttagcaaccatatggaactaagtcatacaacatatttattcaaagcaAATGGTTCCCTTTTTTtcattacactacgatgctcaaacaatgatcaagtgcattcatatccgagaattgcggcgatccagaccgatttacatcctgcaggagatacccaaccaccagctatgtacaactgttcgggttgcacataacgatCTTTCGATTAGCTGTACCCAACGATCGAAAATATGACTACTCAAACCCAGGGACGTACcctcacatgggaccccacgtctggcctgatctccaatGTGAGTTTCAGACTATGCCCCTgcccttccactgcacgccaagaacgggtacgaaatatttccgatcagagagccaactaacctaccgggcttgctggttcccatataGCAGTAAGTAACCAAGTAATATCACCTGATCACTGGTTAAAACAATGAACAGtctttaatcaaattaaccgagtagacggaactacggaactcaagactcctttctcGGTTCCATCCAAGCTTCCATCCACTACCTTCCAAAATAGGTCATTTCCttgatatacatatgtatgacaatgtcaccttaggttgctgagtacCATAGGTACTCAAAGGATAAAGGTAGTGTgactatgctttgctaagcatgggatacttactaattattTGGAATAGgtagcaaagatgtccttaataacaaggttggattatgcataaagtaagttttcaatcaactcctagccTTAATGCATTTataaagaaaataaccaatagttggacacatgaaataataactccaaaagtaGATAGGCTTAAATGCACCGGGACTTGCCTTGATCCACAAAAAAGTTAGCGTCTTCGGATGATCCTGCTTCATAAGGGACCAACTCAAAAACCTCCTCAAACTCCAgaggttcttcagaaatttccagaaattccacttctggagcttcagtgtctacgataaagtgcatgcatgagtcagagatgcaactttttaagcacaagactatacaacttccttcatgataaagttgcaagccaacaataacttagacaacttaacttcatgataaagttgcaagccaactcTACCCATAACGACTAACCCACGATTTAAACTTCCTTTATTTGTCCCATTTTaggcttttctttttatttttgaaaagcatttgaattaatttctaatgtaaaagaaaacGCAGAACTACATATTAACATTTAtttggaattaatcaaaacattattcagaattttatttatttataaagcttaagcatctacttaaatattttaaggaaaagcattaaataaatacttaatatttatctttttatttaaatactgagccttttcttttatttttgaaatgcatcataataattttctaatctcaaaacttaattcctataatttaataataatttgtgaataagaaagcattatttagaattttatgcatttaataaaggttaagcatttatttaaataccttaatcaaaaggcattaaataaatacctaaattttattatttttcctagagtttaagaattttaatgcataaaggaaaataaaacaatcataataaaattggtttcactatttttggacacttctacGATTTccagtgaattaaatggtgtgGCAGTTATTTAAATCTATTTTGAAAACTGAAAATCCTCGACCTTATCCAAATAACCACCTGGAATTCTTTTTTACACCCACCCCTATTCTACCCCTCCTCTCTGGCGCATGGGGCCCCCTGGCCAGGCACCCAGCCCAACCCAAGTCAGGGCGCCCGGGCGGGTAACTCCGGCGGCTCGCCACCGGCGGCCTTGCCGGCGACAGGGCTCTGCCAGGGAGCACCCCCAAGCACCGGCGCACctgcgggtggtggtggcccCCTCGGAGGCGGCCTGAGCCGggccctccacgggcggcggcgccatggccggtggccggccggcgtaAGGCCCGACGACGGCACAAGAACGGCCCCTGGTGCGACCTACGACTTCCATGCGATCTAACTAAGCTTTTATACCCGAGCAAAACAAGcagagaggggcggcgcggaaggCGCATCGGAGAAGCAGTTGTGGCGGCCGGGCGGACAGGAgatggtactaa from Setaria italica strain Yugu1 chromosome II, Setaria_italica_v2.0, whole genome shotgun sequence encodes the following:
- the LOC101782913 gene encoding uncharacterized protein LOC101782913; its protein translation is MAGIKFLTYNVWSCEHVAVYRRIRAICEIIERHDPDVIFLQLSKLNARKELLPEYSHSWAVGSPSPPHSPRAGKIPSDLLSARVYETHHRLRAATCSLAGPNPSDIGSVHRRARAGAFLEHFDAVHQPYDRSFVLDGNVVLGGDLGWDDDLDGPLRLGNEGWVDAWRELRGGDEDIAGGWTYDALANPMLRGLNLPAERRRPDRFICKLSDFKLGSIEMVGVEPILGVTRFDDKGNVLPVLPSHHFGLLLTISPKHG